A region of Thermococcus argininiproducens DNA encodes the following proteins:
- a CDS encoding magnesium transporter — protein sequence MRNLQVVLGRDLSERFRDAWIGAIPALVTCLFMDFFAGAFLGRFFEKIMLSYPIIFVILPGLMGLRGNIFGAMASRFTTMLHLGEMTPHLKDKNVVKNIFLSILLSLLPVLILWFVGVLKVQETTSGIVVLLIVVTSTIFVSLIMGYATAAATVIPFKKGIDPDTVAAPLVTSAGDLVTMPFLVLFILLYEELPLIFDSLVIVGIVFLIFMLFVLKLEKEEKRMVREILGVIGSLALLSSVSGGLLEAYSEVIYASVIFSVMYPAILGTAGNYGSIIGAKTSTKLHLGEIEGLFNKDSLLDIFVYFITSFFIAFLMNLVGILVVRLSLGKDVGLVFPFIALYPLLVLINMFIGYFLAISFDKLGLDPDNATVPTITTLADIFSTLFTVGVAHLIV from the coding sequence ATGAGAAACCTCCAAGTAGTCCTTGGGAGAGATCTCTCAGAAAGGTTCAGAGATGCTTGGATAGGTGCTATTCCAGCTTTGGTAACATGTTTATTTATGGATTTCTTTGCAGGGGCTTTTTTGGGTAGGTTCTTTGAGAAAATCATGTTGAGTTATCCAATAATTTTTGTAATTCTCCCTGGTCTTATGGGATTAAGAGGAAATATTTTTGGTGCAATGGCCTCTCGATTTACTACAATGTTGCACCTTGGTGAAATGACACCTCATTTGAAAGATAAGAATGTTGTAAAAAATATTTTCTTGAGTATATTACTCTCTCTCCTCCCAGTACTTATTCTATGGTTTGTAGGAGTTCTCAAAGTCCAAGAAACTACATCTGGGATTGTCGTGCTTTTAATAGTGGTAACTTCTACTATCTTCGTGAGCCTGATAATGGGATATGCTACAGCAGCTGCCACAGTCATACCATTTAAAAAAGGTATTGACCCTGATACAGTTGCAGCTCCTCTGGTAACCTCAGCAGGGGATCTTGTTACAATGCCATTTTTAGTACTGTTTATCTTACTTTATGAAGAACTCCCATTAATTTTCGATAGTTTAGTGATAGTGGGAATTGTATTTCTGATTTTCATGTTATTTGTCCTTAAACTTGAGAAGGAAGAAAAGAGGATGGTTAGAGAAATTCTGGGTGTAATAGGAAGTTTGGCATTGTTGTCAAGTGTTTCTGGTGGTTTGCTTGAAGCTTATAGTGAAGTTATATATGCATCGGTTATATTTAGCGTTATGTATCCAGCAATACTTGGGACTGCAGGAAACTATGGATCGATTATTGGGGCAAAAACATCTACAAAACTTCATCTTGGCGAGATAGAAGGGCTTTTTAACAAGGATTCATTACTGGATATATTTGTGTATTTCATTACAAGCTTTTTCATAGCCTTTCTAATGAATCTTGTGGGAATTTTGGTAGTAAGGCTCAGTTTAGGAAAGGATGTAGGGCTCGTATTTCCATTTATAGCTCTTTATCCGTTGTTAGTTTTGATTAACATGTTTATAGGATACTTCCTTGCAATAAGTTTTGATAAATTGGGCTTGGATCCCGATAATGCCACTGTTCCTACTATAACTACTCTGGCGGATATCTTTTCAACCCTTTTTACTGTAGGAGTTGCTCATTTAATTGTCTAG
- a CDS encoding aromatic amino acid transport family protein, giving the protein MKRLTLAEASAILIGTQIGAGVLGLPYALREAGPILGVIVIILTGLLTLLTALFVLEVASKSEGKSLSKLTEEHLGKFGGILMFMSISILAYGALIAYIAGSADILSSLLGIRAEIVAVIFWMVMSLIVFMGLKTSGEAELILNGVLLSAIIISIVLVFGNISSENIRYANSSAALRGVGVALFAYVSHMVIPELLKGLKDVKIATKAVFVGYLTPMILYALFILAFIGAFGSETPELATKVLEALYGSLGRWLGLLLPLAAICTSYIGIALSQMDNIREMLGCSKISSWLLAVAPPLVIYFAGLKSFVNALWLAGTFGGVIYAGILPTLMYLKVKKKEVNFHLHIPHGIVYLSGLIFLMVFVYSLASLV; this is encoded by the coding sequence ATGAAGAGGCTGACACTCGCTGAAGCAAGCGCAATACTGATAGGAACTCAAATTGGAGCTGGTGTTTTGGGTTTGCCATATGCTTTAAGAGAGGCTGGACCGATATTGGGAGTTATTGTGATAATTCTTACGGGCCTTTTAACACTTCTAACTGCATTATTTGTTTTGGAAGTTGCCTCTAAGAGTGAGGGGAAAAGTCTTTCAAAACTTACCGAAGAGCATCTCGGAAAATTTGGTGGGATTCTAATGTTCATGAGTATCTCAATCTTAGCTTATGGGGCTCTTATAGCATACATAGCGGGGAGTGCAGATATACTCTCTTCGTTACTTGGAATTAGGGCAGAAATTGTTGCAGTGATATTCTGGATGGTAATGAGTTTAATTGTATTTATGGGCCTTAAGACTTCTGGAGAGGCCGAATTAATTCTCAATGGAGTCCTTCTTTCTGCCATTATCATTTCAATAGTGCTTGTCTTTGGGAATATTTCTTCAGAAAATATAAGGTATGCAAACTCCTCCGCTGCTCTACGTGGAGTAGGAGTAGCACTATTTGCTTATGTTAGCCATATGGTAATTCCTGAGCTTCTGAAGGGGCTTAAAGATGTCAAAATTGCAACAAAAGCAGTTTTTGTAGGGTATCTCACTCCAATGATACTCTATGCTCTTTTTATCTTGGCTTTTATTGGTGCATTTGGGTCTGAAACTCCTGAACTGGCAACAAAAGTACTTGAAGCTCTTTATGGTTCTTTAGGGAGGTGGCTTGGTCTATTATTGCCCTTAGCAGCCATATGTACAAGTTATATAGGAATAGCACTTTCTCAGATGGATAACATTAGGGAAATGCTTGGGTGCAGTAAGATAAGTTCATGGCTCTTAGCAGTTGCACCGCCTTTGGTAATATATTTTGCTGGTCTTAAAAGCTTTGTAAATGCTCTATGGCTTGCAGGAACCTTTGGGGGAGTAATCTATGCTGGGATACTTCCAACCCTCATGTACCTTAAGGTGAAGAAAAAAGAAGTGAATTTCCATTTGCACATCCCCCATGGGATAGTGTATTTGTCTGGCCTGATATTTCTCATGGTTTTTGTTTATTCTTTGGCGTCTCTTGTTTGA
- a CDS encoding potassium channel family protein — protein MEEFEEFEYQPKSVKEIFIEMKNIVELMVDLAYTAILFGDKEIAEEVLDLEERMDLLNYHLMTHAVLAARNPKEAEQITSVLQMANSIEDISNAAGDLAKMVLEGVALHPVITEAIMESEEVITKILVFPDSILVGKTLGELDLATNTGVWVIAVKRGKRWIFAPDKEFKIKPNDVLIGRGTHTSVEHLKEIARGIIRVIGDERT, from the coding sequence ATGGAAGAATTCGAGGAATTTGAATATCAACCCAAAAGCGTTAAAGAAATCTTCATAGAGATGAAAAACATTGTTGAACTCATGGTTGACCTTGCGTATACAGCAATTCTCTTTGGAGATAAAGAGATAGCTGAAGAAGTGCTGGACCTCGAGGAAAGAATGGATCTCCTAAATTATCACTTAATGACCCATGCGGTTTTAGCTGCAAGAAATCCAAAGGAAGCAGAACAGATAACCTCTGTTTTACAAATGGCCAATTCAATAGAAGATATTTCCAATGCTGCTGGAGATTTAGCCAAAATGGTCCTAGAAGGTGTTGCTCTTCATCCCGTTATTACAGAAGCTATTATGGAGAGTGAAGAGGTTATAACTAAGATATTAGTTTTTCCTGACTCGATTCTTGTAGGAAAAACCCTAGGAGAACTTGATCTTGCAACTAACACTGGAGTTTGGGTAATAGCCGTTAAAAGAGGAAAGAGATGGATATTTGCTCCTGATAAAGAGTTTAAGATAAAACCAAATGACGTGCTCATTGGAAGGGGAACTCACACATCGGTAGAACATCTTAAGGAGATTGCGAGAGGGATTATTAGGGTGATTGGTGATGAAAGAACTTGA
- a CDS encoding 2-phosphoglycerate kinase: MIIVIDPEKRTKIPFSRGILTRSITSTGVDVGIAYSIAAEIVKDLERRKVKLITKDEIREIAYKKLLEHGLKDAARKYLFWHELRKLKYPMIILLGGATGVGKSTLATELAFRLGIRTVIGTDTVREVMRKMISRDLLPAIHTSSFLAWRELRNVPRDVNPLIYGFESQVRYISVGINAVIERSYNEGFNTIIEGIHLVPGYLTLNERSFMYMITVRSLEALEARFYERARYSLRPAEYYVKNIEDIIHIQDYLVKKAKEHGVPIIENIELEESINTIMTHLMKEIPKRLKERGIKLEI, translated from the coding sequence ATGATAATCGTAATTGATCCTGAAAAAAGGACAAAAATCCCCTTTTCCAGAGGAATCCTTACTAGGTCTATAACTTCCACCGGTGTTGATGTTGGTATAGCCTATTCTATAGCTGCTGAGATAGTAAAGGATCTAGAGAGAAGAAAGGTAAAACTGATAACAAAAGATGAAATCAGAGAAATAGCGTATAAAAAGCTTCTAGAGCATGGTCTAAAGGATGCTGCAAGAAAATACCTCTTTTGGCACGAACTTAGAAAGCTAAAGTACCCAATGATAATACTCCTTGGTGGAGCAACGGGAGTTGGAAAATCCACTCTTGCAACCGAGCTAGCATTTAGACTGGGTATAAGAACTGTGATAGGCACGGATACCGTTAGAGAAGTTATGAGAAAAATGATCAGCAGAGACCTCCTCCCTGCAATCCATACTTCTTCATTTTTAGCTTGGAGAGAACTTAGGAATGTGCCAAGAGATGTAAATCCCCTTATTTATGGATTTGAAAGCCAAGTAAGATACATAAGCGTTGGAATTAACGCAGTCATAGAACGTTCATATAACGAGGGATTCAACACGATAATAGAGGGAATCCACCTCGTCCCAGGGTATCTAACACTTAACGAAAGAAGTTTTATGTACATGATAACTGTAAGAAGTCTTGAAGCTCTTGAAGCAAGATTTTACGAAAGAGCACGTTACAGCCTTCGACCTGCCGAATACTATGTGAAAAATATCGAAGATATTATCCACATTCAAGACTATTTAGTTAAAAAAGCGAAAGAACATGGAGTTCCCATAATAGAGAATATCGAGCTCGAAGAATCCATAAACACTATAATGACCCATCTGATGAAAGAAATACCCAAACGACTTAAGGAAAGAGGGATTAAATTAGAAATCTAA
- a CDS encoding CBS domain-containing protein, protein MDENAPIKVYMTKKLIGVRPDNTIQEACKIMVEFDIGSLVVIDQHEKVIGFFTKSDIIRRVIVPGLAYTTPVTEIMTKDLITVDANTPLKEVLKIMAAKRIKHMLIKEEGKVVGIFTLSDLLEASRRKLETAISVE, encoded by the coding sequence ATGGATGAAAATGCCCCAATAAAGGTTTACATGACTAAAAAGTTGATAGGGGTAAGGCCAGATAATACTATCCAAGAAGCCTGTAAGATAATGGTAGAATTTGATATTGGGTCTCTGGTTGTCATAGACCAACATGAAAAAGTTATAGGATTTTTTACAAAGAGCGACATTATAAGAAGAGTTATCGTTCCAGGTTTGGCTTATACGACCCCCGTAACGGAGATCATGACAAAGGATTTAATTACGGTAGATGCAAATACTCCACTAAAAGAAGTATTGAAAATAATGGCAGCAAAGAGAATAAAACACATGCTCATTAAAGAAGAAGGGAAAGTTGTTGGTATTTTTACCCTCAGTGATCTTCTTGAAGCCAGTAGAAGAAAACTCGAAACAGCTATCTCGGTAGAGTGA
- a CDS encoding ATP-dependent helicase, which produces MISFADREYSDDEIYAILDEPIREWFREKFGTFTPPQRYAVVEIHKGENVLISSPTGSGKTLSAFLAAINELVLLGKKEELEDKIYVLYVSPLRALNNDIRRNLEEPLREIREVAKTLGYELPEIRVAVRTSDTSSYEKQKMVKKPPHILITTPESLAIALNAPKFSQRLKTVKYVIVDEVHALAENKRGTHLALSLERLQNLAGDFVRIGLSATIHPLEEVAKFVFGFNEDGTPRSGLIVDVSFAKQTEIVVESVVEDLIYSPASELSEALYKRLDELIEQHRTTLIFTNTRSGAERVAYHLKKKYPKYAELIETHHSSLSRDVRLEVEEKLKRGELKAVVSSTSLELGIDIGSIDLVVLIGSPKSVNRALQRIGRAGHRLHEVSKGVILVLDRDDLVECTVLAHNARNRRLDRIKIPQNPLDVLVQHVLGMALERVWDIEEAYNLVRRSYPYRNLSFEDFMSVLRYLAGEYTGLEEKRVYAKVWLDEEEGKFGRRGKMTRAIYYMNTGTIPDEAKIEVFTLDKHFIGTVEEEFAERLMPGDIFVLSGRTYEFRKSRANRIYVQPKEGAKPTIPAWFSEMLPLSFDLALDVQRFRREVKNLLDNKRAKSFLMKKYQIDEKAAKAIMGYFREQARYSTVPGDEIILVEEIFDERRAKYFFHTLIGRRANEALSRAFAYLISKKKRCNVGIAISDNGFMLILPKEKVLSENEVKELFQVEDLRETLKKALDNTELLKRRFRHVANRGLLILRRYMGRKKSLSRQQLNAQTLLRLLKKNYPEFPLLKEVYREIMEDKMDIENAEIFLSWVREGKIKVVVEHNELPSPFAFNLEVIGASDVVLMEDRRELIKQLHSKIMKLIEEKA; this is translated from the coding sequence ATGATAAGTTTTGCCGATAGAGAATATTCAGATGATGAAATATATGCTATACTTGATGAACCAATTAGAGAGTGGTTTAGAGAGAAATTTGGGACGTTCACACCCCCTCAGCGTTATGCCGTGGTAGAGATTCATAAAGGAGAAAATGTTTTGATTTCTTCACCAACAGGTAGTGGGAAAACTCTATCCGCTTTCTTAGCAGCTATAAATGAGCTTGTTCTCCTAGGAAAAAAGGAGGAACTCGAGGATAAAATTTACGTCCTTTATGTTTCCCCACTCAGAGCTTTAAATAATGATATACGAAGGAACTTAGAAGAGCCTCTTAGGGAAATACGGGAAGTTGCAAAAACTTTAGGTTATGAGTTGCCGGAGATAAGAGTTGCAGTGAGGACAAGTGATACATCAAGCTATGAAAAACAAAAGATGGTGAAGAAGCCGCCTCATATTTTGATCACAACTCCAGAAAGCTTAGCAATAGCTCTAAATGCTCCTAAATTCAGTCAGAGGTTAAAAACAGTTAAATACGTAATTGTGGACGAAGTCCATGCTCTGGCTGAAAATAAGAGAGGTACTCACTTAGCCCTCAGTCTTGAGAGGCTTCAAAATTTGGCCGGTGATTTTGTGAGGATTGGTCTTAGTGCAACGATTCACCCTCTTGAAGAAGTTGCCAAGTTCGTTTTTGGCTTTAATGAGGATGGTACACCTCGTTCAGGACTAATTGTAGATGTGAGTTTTGCAAAGCAAACTGAAATTGTCGTGGAGAGTGTTGTTGAGGATCTCATATATTCTCCTGCGAGTGAGCTTAGTGAAGCCCTGTACAAACGTTTGGACGAACTCATAGAACAGCACAGAACAACTCTAATATTCACGAATACTAGAAGCGGTGCCGAAAGAGTTGCTTATCATCTCAAGAAAAAATATCCAAAATATGCTGAATTAATTGAAACCCATCATTCAAGTCTTTCTAGAGATGTTAGGCTTGAGGTAGAGGAGAAACTAAAGAGGGGAGAACTCAAAGCAGTAGTCTCTAGTACCTCCCTGGAACTTGGAATTGACATTGGAAGCATTGACTTGGTTGTTTTAATAGGATCACCGAAAAGTGTGAATAGGGCTTTGCAAAGAATTGGAAGAGCGGGTCATAGATTGCATGAGGTCAGTAAGGGAGTAATTCTTGTTTTGGATAGAGATGATCTGGTAGAGTGCACAGTCTTAGCTCACAACGCAAGGAATAGAAGGCTTGATAGAATTAAAATTCCTCAGAACCCGTTGGATGTTCTCGTGCAACATGTTCTTGGGATGGCCCTGGAGAGGGTCTGGGATATAGAGGAAGCATATAATCTTGTGAGAAGGTCCTATCCCTATCGTAACTTGAGTTTTGAAGATTTTATGTCTGTTTTGCGTTACTTGGCGGGAGAATACACAGGGTTAGAAGAGAAAAGGGTCTATGCGAAAGTATGGCTAGATGAGGAAGAGGGTAAATTCGGTAGACGAGGCAAAATGACGAGGGCTATTTATTACATGAATACAGGTACAATTCCTGATGAGGCTAAGATTGAGGTCTTTACTCTCGATAAACACTTTATAGGCACTGTTGAAGAGGAATTTGCTGAGAGATTGATGCCAGGAGATATTTTTGTTCTATCTGGAAGGACATATGAGTTTAGGAAATCTAGGGCCAATAGAATTTATGTTCAACCCAAAGAGGGCGCAAAGCCTACAATTCCAGCTTGGTTTTCCGAAATGCTTCCCTTGAGTTTTGATCTTGCATTAGATGTTCAAAGATTTAGGAGGGAGGTTAAAAATCTCTTAGATAACAAAAGAGCCAAGAGTTTTCTAATGAAGAAATACCAGATAGATGAGAAAGCGGCAAAGGCCATTATGGGCTATTTTAGAGAGCAAGCAAGGTATTCAACCGTTCCTGGGGATGAAATAATTCTTGTTGAAGAGATCTTTGATGAAAGAAGGGCAAAATACTTCTTCCATACCTTGATAGGCAGGAGGGCCAATGAAGCCTTAAGCAGGGCCTTTGCTTATTTGATTAGTAAGAAAAAGAGATGCAATGTAGGAATAGCTATAAGCGATAATGGTTTTATGCTTATTTTGCCTAAAGAAAAAGTTCTGAGTGAAAATGAAGTCAAAGAACTTTTCCAAGTAGAAGATTTAAGAGAAACTCTAAAGAAGGCCTTGGATAATACGGAGCTTTTGAAGAGGCGTTTTAGACACGTAGCCAACAGAGGATTACTAATACTAAGACGTTACATGGGGCGGAAGAAGAGCCTAAGTAGACAGCAACTCAATGCACAGACTTTATTGAGGCTTTTAAAGAAAAATTATCCAGAGTTCCCACTTCTCAAAGAGGTTTATCGTGAGATAATGGAGGATAAGATGGATATAGAGAATGCGGAAATTTTCTTGAGCTGGGTAAGGGAAGGTAAGATAAAAGTGGTGGTAGAGCATAATGAACTGCCATCACCTTTTGCCTTTAACCTTGAAGTGATTGGAGCTAGTGATGTTGTGCTGATGGAAGATAGGAGAGAGTTGATTAAGCAGTTGCATAGTAAAATAATGAAACTAATAGAAGAAAAAGCTTAA
- a CDS encoding potassium channel family protein, whose amino-acid sequence MKELEEIRDCLIEMKNLSSLMVDLAFSSVMYNSEDIADEVYILEERMDELTLKVKKLALKAAKYEEDPEKLLSIIEMANINEQISDSAYEISDLVLRDVEPHPVIRKIMHDVDEEIGRVKVNKGSILIGKALKQLKLPTKVGVKLIAIKRGSRYIYNPSKDEVIEEGDILIAVGSGIDRLRELSNEKGEEGEFIEEEE is encoded by the coding sequence ATGAAAGAACTTGAAGAGATTAGAGACTGTCTTATAGAGATGAAAAATCTTTCCTCTCTTATGGTCGATCTTGCATTTTCATCAGTTATGTATAACAGTGAGGACATTGCCGATGAGGTTTATATTCTTGAGGAGAGGATGGATGAGCTTACATTGAAGGTTAAGAAGTTGGCTTTAAAGGCTGCCAAGTATGAAGAAGACCCTGAAAAACTTTTGAGTATAATAGAAATGGCAAATATAAATGAACAGATATCAGACTCTGCTTATGAAATATCAGACCTAGTACTTAGGGATGTTGAACCACACCCAGTAATAAGAAAAATAATGCATGATGTTGACGAAGAGATAGGCAGGGTAAAGGTTAACAAAGGATCAATATTAATTGGAAAAGCCTTAAAACAGCTTAAACTTCCTACAAAGGTTGGAGTCAAGTTGATTGCTATAAAAAGAGGTAGCCGGTATATTTACAACCCTTCCAAGGATGAAGTTATTGAAGAAGGAGATATACTTATAGCAGTTGGTTCTGGTATTGACCGTTTAAGGGAGCTCTCCAATGAGAAAGGGGAGGAAGGGGAGTTTATAGAAGAAGAGGAATAA
- a CDS encoding 2,3-diphosphoglycerate synthetase yields the protein MRMVLIDGEHYPDVTAWAIKKLGNVSCAVFLGGTEKIGDIKSLEKEIGVKLYHEDNYLSAIKKAIRENIIEEVVDLSDEPVVNYEDRFRIAALLLKLGIKYKGADFEFSPKKLKRINKPTLTILGTGKRVGKTAVSGFVARTLKEIAKPIIVTMGRGGPEEPEIIEGNKLEITPEFLIKITESGRHAASDHFEDALTARVLTIGCRRCGGGMAGFSFFDIVDKGIKLAEELEGDIVILEGSGATFPAVKADKYITVVGAPQKLEFIKSYFGPFRVALADLIIVTLADMVNEEKLRVLKKLLSEINPEADIHLTAFKPRPLGEVTGKKAILIMTAPPEGLEKAAKHLEESHNVEIIGKSHNLANRPKLREDLKRFSNYDTILVELKAAAVDVVTREALKQGKDVIYLDNEPVNIDGKDLRDSVLEIGRDLKGVQR from the coding sequence ATGAGAATGGTGCTGATAGATGGGGAGCACTATCCCGATGTAACTGCATGGGCCATTAAAAAGCTTGGAAATGTCTCCTGTGCAGTGTTTTTAGGGGGTACTGAGAAGATAGGAGATATTAAATCCCTAGAAAAAGAGATAGGGGTTAAACTTTATCATGAGGATAATTACCTATCAGCAATTAAGAAAGCGATTAGAGAGAACATAATTGAAGAAGTCGTAGACCTGAGCGATGAACCTGTTGTAAACTATGAAGACAGATTTAGGATAGCTGCCCTTTTATTGAAACTTGGCATTAAGTACAAGGGTGCAGATTTTGAATTCTCCCCAAAGAAATTAAAGAGAATAAATAAACCCACGCTCACAATCCTTGGAACTGGAAAAAGAGTAGGAAAAACCGCTGTAAGCGGATTTGTTGCAAGAACCCTTAAGGAGATTGCAAAACCCATAATCGTGACAATGGGACGAGGAGGACCAGAAGAACCAGAGATAATAGAAGGAAATAAGCTTGAGATAACTCCTGAGTTTCTCATTAAAATAACTGAATCAGGAAGACATGCGGCATCAGACCACTTTGAAGATGCTTTAACAGCAAGAGTACTAACAATAGGATGCAGAAGATGTGGGGGAGGAATGGCAGGCTTTAGCTTCTTTGACATAGTTGACAAAGGTATAAAGCTAGCCGAAGAACTCGAAGGGGACATAGTCATACTTGAAGGTAGTGGAGCAACTTTTCCAGCGGTGAAAGCCGATAAATACATCACTGTTGTCGGAGCACCACAAAAACTTGAGTTCATTAAGAGCTATTTTGGTCCATTTAGAGTGGCACTGGCGGATTTGATTATAGTGACTCTTGCAGACATGGTAAATGAAGAAAAACTTAGAGTCCTCAAGAAACTCCTAAGTGAAATAAACCCTGAAGCCGATATCCATTTAACTGCATTTAAACCAAGACCATTGGGCGAAGTAACAGGAAAAAAGGCAATTCTCATTATGACAGCACCTCCAGAAGGCCTAGAAAAAGCAGCTAAACACTTAGAGGAATCCCACAATGTAGAGATTATTGGTAAAAGCCATAATTTAGCCAACAGACCGAAGTTAAGGGAAGATTTGAAACGTTTTAGTAATTATGACACGATTCTTGTAGAACTAAAAGCTGCTGCCGTGGACGTTGTCACAAGGGAAGCCCTCAAACAGGGGAAAGATGTTATATATCTCGATAACGAACCAGTTAATATAGATGGAAAAGATTTGAGAGACTCTGTGTTGGAAATAGGGCGAGACCTTAAGGGGGTTCAAAGATGA
- a CDS encoding metallophosphoesterase family protein → MIKIAHISDTHITSGEAYKGYAYDLIVNEVNTLDYDLVVHTGDVTNEGLREEYERASYELKKIQKPLIVLPGNHDARNVGYELFQKYIGALNGVYEWKDLVIIWVDSTIPDLNNGRIGGYKFQWLKEKLEEYSHKKFKIVASHHHLVPLPDTGRERNVLFNAGDVLDLLLKHEVNLYICGHKHVPNIYRVEGLVVANSGCTSCRKTRKGDVNSYNIIKIREDGKISVATKRVTGDIHKREFKIKKQRIFIPKRRRLFRIIQMSESNVSDRVYFRERVFKNAIRAINERYKPDLVIHCGDMVDIGIERYYSKAHELWEKIKPEKLLVPGHNDITHLGYELFREYFEEPKILEKGNFIFIPIISVQYETPIGVVGRIGQKILREHLREYEEKFRVVVMHHNITPIPKSREIGFLEDGGNVLKILTEEDTNLVLTGHGGNSLGIKVEETPIINAGSISWELHRNPFGNSFNIIDIYEDMVAAFEIQATWGSRKLLGLWKIKTKVPWN, encoded by the coding sequence ATGATTAAGATAGCTCACATAAGCGACACTCACATAACAAGCGGGGAAGCTTACAAAGGATACGCCTATGACTTAATAGTTAATGAAGTAAATACACTAGATTACGACCTGGTTGTTCACACAGGCGATGTTACAAACGAGGGATTAAGAGAAGAATACGAACGAGCGAGTTATGAATTAAAAAAGATACAAAAACCCCTTATAGTGCTACCTGGCAATCATGATGCCAGAAATGTTGGATATGAGCTCTTCCAAAAGTACATTGGTGCATTGAATGGTGTATATGAGTGGAAAGATTTAGTCATAATATGGGTGGATTCAACAATCCCAGACTTGAATAATGGAAGAATAGGAGGATACAAATTCCAATGGCTTAAGGAAAAGCTTGAGGAATACTCACACAAGAAGTTTAAAATAGTCGCTTCCCATCATCATCTTGTCCCGCTTCCCGATACTGGGAGAGAACGAAACGTTCTTTTTAATGCGGGTGATGTCCTAGATCTGCTCCTTAAACACGAGGTTAACCTTTACATTTGTGGACACAAACATGTCCCTAACATTTATAGGGTAGAAGGTCTTGTAGTGGCAAACTCCGGATGTACCTCCTGTAGAAAAACTAGAAAAGGAGATGTAAACAGTTATAATATAATTAAAATAAGAGAAGATGGCAAAATTTCTGTAGCGACAAAAAGAGTGACTGGAGATATTCATAAGAGAGAGTTTAAGATAAAGAAACAACGAATTTTCATACCAAAGAGAAGAAGACTATTCAGGATTATTCAGATGAGTGAAAGCAATGTCTCAGATAGAGTATACTTTAGAGAGAGAGTCTTCAAAAATGCTATACGGGCCATTAATGAGAGATATAAGCCAGATCTGGTAATCCACTGTGGAGATATGGTGGATATTGGTATCGAAAGATATTATTCAAAAGCTCACGAACTCTGGGAAAAGATAAAGCCCGAGAAACTTCTAGTCCCTGGACATAATGACATAACCCATTTAGGTTATGAGTTATTTAGGGAATACTTTGAAGAGCCAAAAATCTTGGAAAAGGGCAATTTTATCTTTATTCCCATTATATCAGTCCAATACGAGACGCCTATAGGAGTTGTTGGAAGAATAGGTCAAAAAATCCTTAGAGAACACCTGAGAGAATATGAAGAGAAGTTCCGAGTTGTTGTCATGCATCATAACATAACACCGATACCAAAAAGCAGAGAAATAGGGTTTTTAGAAGATGGCGGAAATGTCCTAAAGATACTTACTGAGGAGGATACAAACTTGGTCCTCACAGGTCATGGAGGAAATAGTCTAGGAATAAAAGTCGAAGAAACACCAATAATAAACGCCGGTTCAATAAGCTGGGAATTACATAGAAACCCCTTTGGTAACTCTTTCAATATAATAGACATCTACGAGGACATGGTAGCGGCCTTTGAAATCCAAGCTACCTGGGGATCCAGAAAACTCTTGGGCTTATGGAAAATAAAAACAAAAGTACCATGGAATTAA